The following are encoded together in the Streptomyces flavofungini genome:
- a CDS encoding M23 family metallopeptidase has protein sequence MNDRHPSETPAPASAPDADYAPYGSYDQQGAQHVGLTGYDGYSTDSFSATGFNAPGGYDATGGFDTSGSGFAVPGGGFATDPLFGDLPGDHDTGQWSTTGTQQTLTYDAYAAQPGYDTGSHDTAAWGAGFQPLSDIPSQPGPASGATWDATAWNESPATGQWATQVFDTGAYDATAWNSSGHDAYDTAQHDAYEPAHQHDAYGVPQQHDAFEARDTAYDPQDGYAAQDPYETAALSAEAYASGDPAYDSDDATHAFLPDEAPDDRLGSVEAGAEHAEYGDRPDNERATDDDHAPVARTERSRSARSAVPRGRSRSRRSPAKRSALFTIAVPSACVMGVAGVAAASVSGLGGGDDGKDTQASAPDPATVKPSTANNKLDTQLANLSADAGDFADRASRTQERIDLKAQKVAAHKAAVAEAARKERLRPKFSLPVAQRGLSAYYGQAGVNWMSAHSGIDFPVSYGTEVKAATDGTVSTKYNSAYGNMAIVTAKDGTETWYCHLSTHKIASGPVKAGETIAFSGNSGNSTGPHLHFEVRPGGGSAIDPLSWLRSHGLDPT, from the coding sequence GTGAACGACCGTCACCCGTCGGAGACCCCCGCTCCGGCCTCGGCACCCGACGCCGACTACGCCCCCTATGGGTCCTACGACCAGCAGGGCGCTCAGCACGTCGGCCTCACCGGGTACGACGGCTACTCCACCGACTCCTTCTCCGCCACCGGTTTCAACGCCCCTGGCGGCTATGACGCAACGGGCGGCTTCGATACTTCCGGTTCCGGTTTCGCCGTCCCCGGCGGGGGCTTCGCGACCGACCCGCTCTTCGGCGACCTGCCCGGCGACCACGACACCGGCCAGTGGTCCACGACCGGCACCCAGCAGACCCTGACGTACGACGCGTACGCCGCCCAGCCGGGATACGACACCGGCAGCCATGACACGGCCGCCTGGGGCGCCGGGTTCCAGCCGTTGTCGGACATTCCCTCGCAGCCGGGCCCCGCCTCCGGCGCCACCTGGGACGCCACCGCCTGGAACGAGTCACCGGCGACCGGCCAGTGGGCCACGCAGGTCTTCGACACCGGCGCGTACGACGCCACCGCCTGGAACTCCAGCGGCCACGACGCGTACGACACCGCGCAGCACGACGCCTATGAACCCGCGCACCAGCACGACGCGTACGGCGTCCCCCAGCAGCACGACGCCTTCGAAGCGCGCGACACTGCCTACGATCCGCAGGATGGTTACGCCGCCCAGGACCCGTACGAGACCGCAGCCCTGAGCGCCGAGGCGTACGCCTCCGGCGACCCGGCGTACGACAGCGACGACGCCACGCACGCGTTCCTGCCCGACGAGGCCCCGGACGACCGGCTCGGCAGCGTCGAAGCGGGCGCCGAGCACGCCGAGTACGGCGACCGGCCCGACAACGAGCGCGCCACCGACGACGACCACGCGCCGGTGGCCCGCACGGAGCGCTCGCGTTCCGCCCGGTCGGCCGTGCCGCGCGGCCGGTCCCGCTCGCGCCGCTCCCCCGCCAAGCGTTCGGCGCTGTTCACCATCGCCGTGCCGTCGGCCTGTGTGATGGGCGTCGCCGGTGTGGCCGCGGCCTCCGTCAGCGGTCTCGGCGGGGGCGACGACGGCAAGGACACCCAGGCGTCCGCCCCGGACCCGGCGACCGTGAAGCCGTCCACCGCCAACAACAAGCTCGACACGCAGTTGGCGAACCTCTCCGCGGACGCGGGCGACTTCGCGGACCGCGCGAGCCGCACGCAGGAACGCATCGACCTCAAGGCCCAGAAGGTGGCCGCGCACAAGGCGGCCGTCGCGGAGGCCGCGCGCAAGGAGCGGCTGCGGCCGAAGTTCTCCCTGCCGGTCGCGCAGCGCGGCCTGAGCGCCTACTACGGCCAGGCGGGCGTCAACTGGATGTCCGCGCACTCCGGGATCGACTTCCCGGTGTCGTACGGCACGGAGGTCAAGGCCGCCACGGACGGCACGGTCTCCACGAAGTACAACAGCGCCTACGGCAACATGGCGATCGTGACCGCGAAGGACGGCACGGAGACGTGGTACTGCCACCTCTCCACGCACAAGATCGCGAGCGGGCCCGTGAAGGCGGGCGAGACCATCGCCTTCTCCGGGAACTCCGGCAACTCCACCGGCCCGCACCTGCACTTCGAGGTCCGTCCGGGCGGCGGCTCGGCGATAGACCCGCTGTCGTGGCTGCGCAGCCACGGACTCGACCCGACGTAA
- the pcrA gene encoding DNA helicase PcrA — MSSLFDDSFLADLKPSQGHDEEPPPPPEDSAPEPIPDDLFHGKFDAPAPRDAYYRDGAPRPAIDPAALLDGLNENQRAAVVHAGSPLLIVAGAGSGKTRVLTHRIAYLLAERGAHPGQILAITFTNKAAGEMKERVEQLVGPRAGAMWVSTFHSACVRILRREYKKLGFTSSFSIYDAADSKRLMALVCRDLDLDPKKFPPKSFSAKISNLKNELIDEEDFAAQAADGFEKTLAQAYAMYQSRLREANALDFDDLIMTTVNLLRAFPDVAEHYRRRFRHVMVDEYQDTNHAQYALVRELVGPSGEGGDPGELCVVGDADQSIYAFRGATIRNILQFEEDYPDATTILLEQNYRSTQTILTAANAVIERNESRRPKNLWTNAGAGARITGYVADTEHDEAQFVADEIDRLTDAGEAKAGDVAIFYRTNAQSRVFEEIFIRVGLPYKVVGGVRFYERKEVRDVLAYLRVLANPEDAVPLRRILNVPKRGIGDRAEAMIDALAQREKISFPQALRRVDEAYGMAARSTNAVRRFNTLMEELRTVVESGAGPAVVLEAVLERTGYLAELQSSTDPQDETRIENLQELAAVALEFEQDNNAAQGAGAEAAADAPEAPEGAAPAGSLSDFLERVALVADSDQIPDEDDDGSGVITLMTLHTAKGLEFPVVFLTGMEDGVFPHMRALGQVKELEEERRLAYVGITRARERLYLTRSSLRSAWGQPSYNPPSRFLEEIPETHLDWKRTGSVGAPASSGPAAGVAASLSSSRSRAGGAQGFATRRASEKPVVSLAIGDRVTHDQFGLGTVVGVKGTGANAEATVDFGAEKPKRLLLRYAPVEKL, encoded by the coding sequence ATGAGCAGCCTCTTTGACGACAGCTTCCTGGCGGACCTCAAGCCCTCGCAGGGCCACGACGAGGAGCCCCCGCCGCCGCCCGAGGACAGCGCTCCGGAACCCATTCCGGACGACCTGTTCCACGGGAAGTTCGACGCGCCCGCACCCCGGGACGCGTACTACCGCGACGGTGCCCCCCGCCCCGCGATCGACCCGGCGGCGCTGCTCGACGGCCTGAACGAGAACCAGCGCGCGGCCGTCGTGCACGCGGGCTCCCCGCTGCTCATCGTCGCGGGCGCGGGATCCGGCAAGACGCGGGTGCTCACCCACCGCATCGCGTACCTCCTCGCGGAGCGCGGCGCGCACCCCGGCCAGATCCTCGCGATCACGTTCACGAACAAGGCCGCGGGCGAGATGAAGGAGCGCGTCGAGCAGCTCGTCGGCCCGCGCGCGGGCGCGATGTGGGTGTCGACGTTCCACAGCGCGTGCGTGCGCATCCTGCGCCGGGAGTACAAGAAGCTGGGCTTCACGTCCTCGTTCTCGATCTACGACGCCGCGGACTCCAAGCGTCTGATGGCCCTGGTCTGCCGTGACCTGGACCTCGACCCGAAGAAGTTCCCGCCGAAGTCCTTCAGCGCCAAGATCTCGAACCTGAAGAACGAGCTGATCGACGAGGAGGACTTCGCCGCCCAGGCCGCCGACGGCTTCGAGAAGACGCTCGCCCAGGCGTACGCGATGTACCAGTCGCGCCTCCGCGAGGCCAACGCCCTCGACTTCGACGACCTGATCATGACGACGGTGAACCTGCTGCGCGCCTTCCCGGACGTCGCCGAGCACTACCGCCGCCGCTTCCGCCACGTGATGGTGGACGAGTACCAGGACACCAACCACGCCCAGTACGCCCTCGTGCGCGAGCTGGTGGGCCCCTCCGGGGAGGGCGGTGACCCTGGCGAGCTGTGCGTCGTCGGTGACGCGGACCAGTCCATCTACGCCTTCCGCGGCGCCACGATCCGCAACATCCTCCAGTTCGAGGAGGACTACCCGGACGCGACCACGATCCTCCTGGAGCAGAACTACCGCTCCACGCAGACGATCCTGACCGCGGCCAACGCCGTCATCGAGCGCAACGAGAGCCGCCGCCCCAAGAACCTGTGGACCAACGCGGGCGCGGGCGCCCGCATCACCGGGTACGTGGCGGACACCGAGCACGACGAGGCCCAGTTCGTCGCCGACGAGATCGACCGCCTCACCGACGCCGGCGAAGCCAAGGCGGGCGACGTGGCGATCTTCTACCGCACGAACGCCCAGTCCCGTGTCTTCGAAGAGATCTTCATCCGCGTCGGCCTGCCCTACAAGGTCGTCGGCGGTGTGCGGTTCTACGAGCGCAAGGAAGTCCGCGACGTCCTCGCGTACTTGAGGGTCCTCGCCAACCCCGAGGACGCCGTCCCGCTGCGCCGCATTCTGAACGTGCCGAAGCGCGGCATCGGCGACCGCGCCGAAGCGATGATCGACGCCCTCGCGCAGCGCGAGAAGATCTCCTTCCCGCAGGCGCTGCGCCGCGTCGACGAGGCGTACGGCATGGCGGCCCGCTCCACGAACGCCGTGCGCCGCTTCAACACGCTCATGGAGGAGCTGCGCACCGTCGTCGAGTCCGGCGCGGGCCCCGCCGTCGTCCTGGAGGCGGTCCTCGAGCGCACCGGCTACCTCGCCGAGCTCCAGTCCTCCACCGACCCGCAGGACGAGACGCGGATCGAGAACCTCCAGGAACTGGCCGCCGTGGCCCTGGAGTTCGAGCAGGACAACAACGCCGCCCAGGGGGCGGGAGCGGAGGCCGCCGCCGATGCTCCCGAGGCCCCGGAGGGCGCCGCGCCCGCCGGGTCCCTCTCGGACTTCCTGGAGCGCGTCGCCCTGGTCGCCGACTCCGACCAGATCCCCGACGAGGACGACGACGGCTCCGGAGTCATCACGCTGATGACGCTGCACACCGCCAAGGGCCTCGAATTCCCCGTCGTCTTCCTGACCGGCATGGAGGACGGCGTGTTCCCGCACATGCGCGCCCTCGGCCAGGTCAAGGAGCTGGAGGAGGAGCGGCGCCTCGCGTACGTCGGCATCACGCGCGCGCGGGAGCGGCTGTACCTCACCCGGTCCTCCCTGCGCAGCGCCTGGGGCCAGCCGTCGTACAACCCGCCGTCGCGCTTCCTCGAGGAGATCCCGGAGACCCATCTGGACTGGAAGCGGACGGGATCCGTCGGCGCGCCCGCGTCGTCCGGGCCCGCCGCCGGGGTCGCCGCCTCGCTGTCGTCGTCGCGCTCCCGCGCGGGCGGCGCCCAGGGCTTCGCCACCCGCCGCGCGTCGGAGAAGCCGGTGGTGTCGCTCGCCATCGGCGACCGCGTCACGCACGACCAGTTCGGCCTCGGCACGGTGGTCGGCGTGAAGGGCACCGGGGCGAACGCCGAAGCGACGGTCGACTTCGGGGCGGAAAAGCCGAAGCGGCTCCTGCTGAGGTACGCGCCGGTGGAAAAGCTGTAG
- a CDS encoding C40 family peptidase, producing MASHRKPRSRSALVRTTPALGITTAALTSVALLSQSANAAPSAPAEPGKPSLEEVQKKVDDLYQQAGVATQKYNSAKERTDKQRKKADRLLDDIAKRTDRLNEARRELGSFAAAQYRTGAVSETAAMMLADDPKSFFDQNHLADRLTSRQKKAVDDYQTQQVAATKQRAKATKSLKSLQDSRDDLRTSKQTVQTKLTEARSLLSKLTAEEKARLAAIEKRKEEAAKRKAAELARKQAAEERERKAEEAAERREREREQGSGSGSDSGADNGSGSGSGSDTGSGSGSDAGTGSGYAAKAEKVIAFAEKQMGKPYVWGATGPGSYDCSGLTQAAWKTAGISLPRTTWDQVKVGTTVPTSQAKPGDLVFFYDDISHVGIYIGDGKMIHAPKPGANVRVESIYYMPIHSVVRPA from the coding sequence TTGGCGTCGCACCGCAAGCCGCGCAGCCGCTCAGCCCTCGTACGCACGACCCCCGCCCTCGGCATCACGACCGCCGCCCTGACGTCGGTGGCCCTGCTGTCGCAGAGCGCGAACGCCGCGCCGTCCGCCCCCGCCGAGCCGGGCAAGCCGAGCCTCGAAGAGGTCCAGAAGAAGGTCGACGACCTCTACCAGCAGGCCGGGGTGGCCACGCAGAAGTACAACTCGGCCAAGGAGCGCACCGACAAGCAGCGCAAGAAGGCCGACCGGCTCCTGGACGACATCGCCAAGCGCACGGACCGGCTGAACGAGGCCCGGCGGGAGCTGGGCTCCTTCGCCGCCGCGCAGTACCGCACCGGTGCCGTCTCCGAGACCGCCGCGATGATGCTCGCCGACGACCCCAAAAGCTTCTTCGACCAGAACCACCTCGCGGACCGACTCACCAGCCGCCAGAAGAAGGCCGTCGACGACTACCAGACCCAGCAGGTCGCGGCGACCAAACAGCGTGCCAAGGCCACGAAGAGCCTGAAGTCGCTGCAGGACTCGCGCGACGACCTCCGGACGAGCAAGCAGACCGTCCAGACCAAGCTGACCGAGGCCCGCTCGCTCCTGTCGAAGCTGACCGCCGAGGAGAAGGCGCGGCTCGCGGCGATCGAGAAGCGCAAGGAGGAGGCCGCCAAGCGCAAGGCGGCCGAGCTGGCGCGCAAGCAGGCCGCCGAGGAGCGCGAGCGGAAGGCCGAGGAGGCAGCCGAGCGACGCGAGCGGGAGCGTGAGCAGGGTTCGGGGTCCGGTTCGGACTCCGGGGCGGACAACGGTTCCGGGTCGGGCTCGGGCTCGGACACGGGGTCCGGCTCGGGTTCGGACGCGGGTACGGGCAGCGGCTACGCGGCCAAGGCCGAGAAGGTGATCGCCTTCGCCGAGAAGCAGATGGGCAAGCCTTACGTGTGGGGTGCCACGGGGCCCGGCTCCTACGACTGCTCCGGGCTCACGCAGGCGGCCTGGAAGACCGCGGGGATCTCGCTGCCCCGCACCACCTGGGACCAGGTGAAGGTCGGCACGACCGTCCCGACCTCCCAGGCCAAGCCGGGTGACCTGGTCTTCTTCTACGACGACATCAGCCACGTCGGGATCTACATCGGCGACGGCAAGATGATCCACGCCCCGAAGCCGGGCGCGAACGTCCGCGTCGAGTCGATCTACTACATGCCGATCCACAGCGTGGTCCGGCCCGCGTGA
- a CDS encoding C40 family peptidase, with product MAAHRKPKQRSLSGHTARTAATLALASAATATAFEGTGHAEPRLTPSEVKDKVDELYREAEVATEKYNGAKEKADKAERSLTDLRDEAARRTEKLNTARQGLGALAAAQYRTGAVDPSVQLALSSDPDEFLERASRADRAGHRQAATVTDVRHQIRELDQLHTEADGTLDDLKSRQADLRKHKKTVTGKLAEAKRLLARLTSEERARLAADGAAGDSDRASREAPRGPAPGASKAVGSRAAAAVSYAYKALGSPYVWGATGPNAFDCSGLTQAAYRAAGVSLPRTTYAQIDAGRRVSRAELQPGDLVFFYSGISHVGLYVGDGKMIHAPNPSAPVRLAPIDQMPFAGATRVG from the coding sequence GTGGCAGCGCACCGCAAGCCCAAGCAGCGCTCGCTCAGCGGCCATACGGCCCGTACGGCCGCCACCCTCGCCCTCGCGTCGGCCGCCACCGCGACCGCCTTCGAGGGCACCGGACACGCGGAACCCCGGCTCACTCCCAGCGAGGTGAAGGACAAGGTCGACGAGCTCTACCGCGAGGCCGAGGTCGCCACCGAGAAGTACAACGGCGCCAAGGAGAAGGCCGACAAGGCCGAGCGGTCCCTGACCGACCTGCGCGACGAGGCCGCCCGCAGGACCGAGAAGCTCAACACGGCCCGCCAGGGCCTGGGCGCCCTGGCCGCCGCGCAGTACCGCACCGGGGCCGTCGACCCGTCGGTGCAGTTGGCGCTCTCCTCCGACCCCGACGAGTTCCTCGAACGAGCCTCGCGCGCCGACCGCGCGGGCCACCGCCAGGCCGCCACCGTCACCGACGTCCGCCACCAGATCCGTGAGCTCGACCAGCTGCACACCGAGGCGGACGGCACGCTCGACGACCTCAAGTCCCGCCAGGCGGACCTGCGGAAGCACAAGAAGACCGTGACCGGCAAGCTCGCCGAGGCCAAGCGGCTGCTCGCGCGGCTCACCAGCGAGGAGCGCGCCCGCCTCGCCGCGGACGGGGCGGCCGGGGACAGCGACCGGGCCTCGCGCGAGGCCCCCCGCGGCCCCGCCCCCGGTGCCTCCAAGGCCGTCGGCTCCCGGGCCGCGGCGGCCGTCTCCTACGCCTACAAAGCTCTCGGCAGCCCCTACGTCTGGGGCGCCACCGGCCCGAACGCCTTCGACTGCTCCGGCCTCACCCAGGCCGCGTACCGCGCGGCAGGCGTCTCCCTGCCGCGCACGACGTACGCCCAGATCGACGCCGGCCGACGCGTCTCAAGGGCCGAACTCCAGCCGGGCGACCTGGTGTTCTTCTACTCGGGCATCAGCCACGTCGGCCTCTACGTCGGCGACGGCAAGATGATCCACGCCCCGAACCCGAGCGCGCCGGTGCGGCTCGCGCCCATCGACCAGATGCCGTTCGCGGGGGCCACGCGGGTGGGGTGA
- a CDS encoding LuxR C-terminal-related transcriptional regulator — protein sequence MSDATEAGGPAEADAQRGGEAGGAGAEAGRRVRVVLVDDHRMFRTGVQAEIGQTERTGVEVVGEAADVDQAVTVITATRPEVVLLDVHLPGGGGVEVLRRCAPLMADAEAPVRFLALSVSDAAEDVIGVIRGGARGYVTKTITGTDLVDSIFRVQEGDAVFSPRLAGFVLDAFASTDAAPVDEDLDRLTQREREVLRLIARGYAYKEIAKQLYISVKTVESHVSAVLRKLQLSNRHELTRWATARRLV from the coding sequence ATGAGCGACGCGACCGAAGCGGGCGGACCGGCGGAGGCCGACGCCCAGCGGGGCGGCGAGGCGGGTGGGGCCGGGGCCGAGGCCGGGCGGCGTGTGCGGGTCGTCCTGGTCGACGACCACCGGATGTTCCGCACCGGCGTGCAGGCGGAGATCGGCCAGACGGAGCGCACGGGCGTCGAGGTGGTCGGCGAGGCCGCCGACGTCGACCAGGCGGTCACGGTCATCACGGCGACGCGCCCCGAGGTGGTGCTCCTCGACGTGCACCTGCCGGGCGGTGGCGGGGTCGAAGTCCTGCGCCGGTGCGCGCCGTTGATGGCGGACGCGGAGGCCCCGGTGCGGTTCCTCGCGCTCTCGGTGTCGGACGCGGCGGAGGACGTCATCGGGGTCATCCGGGGCGGTGCCCGCGGCTATGTCACCAAGACGATCACCGGCACGGACCTGGTCGACTCGATCTTCCGGGTCCAGGAGGGCGACGCGGTGTTCTCGCCGCGGCTGGCGGGCTTCGTCCTGGACGCGTTCGCGTCGACGGACGCGGCGCCGGTCGACGAGGACCTGGACCGCCTCACGCAGCGCGAGCGCGAGGTGCTGCGGCTCATCGCGCGGGGGTACGCGTACAAGGAGATCGCCAAGCAGCTCTACATCTCCGTGAAGACGGTCGAGTCCCATGTCTCGGCGGTGCTGCGCAAGCTCCAGCTCTCCAACCGGCACGAGCTGACGCGGTGGGCGACGGCGCGGCGCCTGGTCTGA
- a CDS encoding ATP-binding protein: MPEAAAVPIEDERPLRKLYRSGEGRLLGGVARGLAGHLGLPVIWVRIIFIGLFLDNGLGALLYAAFWFFVPLGVGGVGGAQRPAVVSTETSPDGRRKLVARKPDKGQIVALLAMVVIVMVFVGSVDLEGPTQAYLWPTLLVAAGVALVWRQADNARRARWMEVGRRRRTLTIARTAAGVVLVGVGVSGIFVLRGSASDLGAALQAALAVLVGIALLAGPYLVRMSQDLSEERLMRIRAQERAEVAAHVHDSVLHTLTLIQRNAESPSEVRRLARAQERDLRAWLYKPEGTGKDEAEEPDTLAEAVRRSAAEVEDKHGVPIEVVVVGDCPLDEGLTAQMQAAREAMVNAAKYGGEGGAVQVFAEVEGETVFVSVRDRGPGFDLDSVPDDRMGVRESIIGRMQRNGGTARLRAVPGGGTEVELEMERTAAT, from the coding sequence ATGCCGGAAGCCGCAGCTGTACCCATCGAAGACGAGCGGCCGCTGCGGAAGCTCTATCGCAGCGGTGAGGGCCGCCTGCTCGGCGGGGTCGCGCGCGGCCTCGCGGGCCATCTCGGGCTGCCCGTGATCTGGGTGCGGATCATCTTCATCGGCCTGTTCCTCGACAACGGCCTGGGCGCCCTGCTGTACGCGGCGTTCTGGTTCTTCGTGCCCCTGGGTGTCGGCGGGGTCGGCGGCGCCCAGCGACCGGCCGTGGTGTCCACCGAGACCTCCCCGGACGGCCGCCGCAAGCTGGTCGCGCGCAAGCCGGACAAGGGCCAGATCGTCGCGCTGCTCGCGATGGTCGTCATCGTCATGGTCTTCGTCGGCAGCGTCGACCTGGAAGGTCCGACTCAGGCCTATCTGTGGCCGACCCTGCTCGTCGCCGCCGGTGTCGCGCTGGTCTGGCGCCAGGCGGACAACGCCCGCAGGGCCCGCTGGATGGAGGTCGGCCGCAGACGGCGCACGCTGACGATCGCCCGGACCGCCGCCGGGGTCGTCCTCGTGGGCGTGGGCGTGTCCGGCATCTTCGTCCTGCGGGGCTCCGCGTCCGACCTCGGGGCCGCGCTCCAGGCGGCGCTCGCCGTGCTCGTGGGCATCGCGCTGCTCGCGGGCCCCTATCTCGTGCGGATGTCGCAGGACCTCTCCGAGGAGCGCCTCATGCGCATCCGTGCCCAGGAGCGGGCGGAGGTCGCCGCGCACGTGCACGACTCGGTGCTGCACACCCTGACCCTGATCCAGCGCAACGCGGAAAGCCCGAGCGAGGTCCGCCGTCTCGCCCGCGCCCAGGAGCGCGACCTGCGCGCCTGGCTGTACAAGCCGGAGGGCACCGGCAAGGACGAGGCGGAGGAGCCCGACACCCTCGCCGAGGCCGTGCGCCGCAGCGCCGCGGAGGTCGAGGACAAGCACGGCGTCCCGATCGAGGTGGTCGTCGTCGGGGACTGCCCGCTCGACGAGGGACTGACGGCACAGATGCAGGCCGCGCGGGAAGCGATGGTGAACGCCGCCAAGTACGGTGGCGAGGGCGGCGCGGTGCAGGTCTTCGCCGAAGTCGAGGGGGAGACGGTCTTCGTGTCGGTGCGGGACCGCGGTCCGGGCTTCGATCTGGATTCCGTGCCGGACGACCGCATGGGCGTACGAGAATCGATCATCGGCCGCATGCAGCGGAACGGCGGTACGGCGCGGTTGCGCGCGGTGCCGGGCGGCGGCACGGAAGTCGAGCTGGAGATGGAGAGGACGGCGGCGACATGA
- a CDS encoding PspC domain-containing protein, whose translation MTDQQPASGPSAPPHETATATAAEPGGPEAVREPKLRRDRRHRKLGGVCAGLGRHCQMDPVIFRIGLAVLAITSGLGLVFYGFAWLFVPYEDEEENEARRLLTGRVDGPALTAVLFALVGCGVFLTLLNNSDALTFAAVLALLLAGAGYWSQHRGAPDPDPVAVQAVADAPPETLAPPVTGGPSWWRDPLTKGTGPEGMPKYFWGPDPVVVEYQPDAPHSPAGRRPPAPEPTGPRGPRWLGGWVFVAAVLAACLGSALTWEDHPLGTSLQTGLACALAVLGLGIAASSFLGRTGAGSIVLAVITAGLVAGAAALPKNITTDWIRTDWRPATTADVRPTYEMGTGVGTLDLSRIDLGKDQTLRTGAEVGAGRLRVIVPSDAEVRLRAEVGVGDIQLPGDKSKDVDVEPGKEKSATLAPPRGAKDGGTIELRLEVGVGQVEVERAAS comes from the coding sequence ATGACAGATCAGCAGCCCGCGTCGGGCCCGTCGGCCCCGCCGCACGAGACCGCCACCGCCACGGCCGCGGAGCCGGGCGGTCCGGAGGCCGTGCGCGAGCCCAAGCTCCGCCGCGACCGCCGGCACCGCAAGCTGGGCGGCGTGTGCGCGGGGCTCGGGCGGCACTGCCAGATGGACCCGGTGATCTTCCGCATCGGCCTGGCCGTGCTCGCGATCACCAGCGGCCTGGGCCTGGTCTTCTACGGCTTCGCGTGGCTGTTCGTCCCCTATGAGGACGAGGAGGAGAACGAGGCCCGCCGTCTCCTGACCGGCCGCGTGGACGGCCCCGCGCTGACGGCCGTGCTGTTCGCCCTGGTGGGCTGCGGCGTGTTCCTGACCCTGTTGAACAACAGCGACGCGCTGACCTTCGCCGCCGTCCTCGCCCTGCTGCTCGCGGGCGCGGGGTATTGGTCGCAGCACCGCGGCGCCCCCGACCCCGACCCGGTGGCGGTCCAGGCCGTGGCGGACGCGCCGCCCGAGACCCTGGCCCCGCCGGTGACGGGCGGCCCGTCCTGGTGGCGCGACCCCCTGACGAAGGGCACGGGACCGGAGGGGATGCCGAAGTACTTCTGGGGCCCGGACCCGGTCGTGGTGGAGTATCAGCCGGACGCCCCCCACTCCCCCGCAGGCCGGCGCCCGCCTGCCCCCGAGCCGACGGGTCCGCGCGGGCCGCGCTGGCTCGGCGGCTGGGTGTTCGTCGCCGCCGTCCTCGCGGCCTGTCTCGGCTCGGCCCTGACCTGGGAGGACCACCCGCTCGGCACCAGCCTGCAGACCGGCCTCGCCTGCGCGCTCGCCGTGCTCGGCCTCGGCATCGCGGCCAGTTCCTTCCTCGGTCGCACGGGCGCGGGCTCGATCGTCCTCGCGGTGATCACCGCGGGCCTGGTCGCCGGTGCCGCGGCCCTGCCGAAGAACATCACCACGGACTGGATACGCACGGACTGGCGTCCGGCCACCACGGCGGACGTCCGTCCGACCTACGAGATGGGCACAGGCGTCGGCACGCTGGACCTGAGCCGGATCGACCTCGGCAAGGACCAGACGCTGCGCACGGGCGCGGAGGTCGGCGCGGGCCGTCTGAGGGTGATCGTGCCGAGCGACGCGGAGGTGCGGCTGCGGGCCGAGGTGGGCGTCGGCGACATCCAGTTGCCGGGCGACAAGAGCAAGGACGTGGACGTGGAACCGGGCAAGGAGAAGTCGGCGACCCTGGCCCCGCCGCGGGGCGCGAAGGACGGCGGCACGATCGAGCTGCGGCTCGAAGTCGGCGTCGGACAGGTGGAGGTGGAACGTGCTGCGTCATGA
- a CDS encoding DoxX family protein yields MAHGMRTDSHSGYARRNDWRDNATRYALLPLRVFLGVTFIYAGLDKITDSAFMKAKGTGSIGETMRGVRDLAAFPELVDLALKSPVGFGYAIAFGELAVGIGILIGFFARIAALGGALISLSLWLTMSWHEEPYYYGNDLPYLMAWLPLILAGASYLSVDAWLAERRNSRGLGLG; encoded by the coding sequence ATGGCTCACGGCATGCGCACGGACAGCCACAGCGGCTATGCCAGGCGGAACGACTGGCGCGACAACGCCACCCGGTACGCCCTGCTCCCCCTACGGGTCTTCCTCGGCGTCACCTTCATCTATGCCGGCCTCGACAAGATCACCGACAGCGCCTTCATGAAGGCGAAGGGCACCGGGTCCATCGGCGAGACCATGCGCGGCGTCCGCGACCTCGCCGCCTTCCCCGAACTCGTCGACCTGGCCCTGAAGAGCCCCGTCGGCTTCGGCTACGCCATCGCCTTCGGTGAACTCGCCGTCGGCATCGGCATCCTGATCGGCTTCTTCGCCCGGATCGCCGCGCTCGGCGGCGCCCTGATCTCCCTCAGCCTCTGGCTGACCATGAGCTGGCACGAAGAGCCCTACTACTACGGCAACGACCTTCCGTACCTCATGGCCTGGCTGCCCCTGATCCTCGCCGGTGCGTCCTACCTCTCCGTCGACGCCTGGCTCGCCGAACGCCGCAACTCCAGAGGACTCGGGCTGGGCTAG